One window of Candidatus Binataceae bacterium genomic DNA carries:
- the argC gene encoding N-acetyl-gamma-glutamyl-phosphate reductase has translation MASHDKIRVAVVGASGYSGIEAVRILAGHPFVEISVLSSRNYAGREVADLYHHMAGIDLPPFEELRPDLLRGRCDVVLSCLPEKTATAMLAELVLEGVKVIDFSADFRLNDPAQYRATYGVDHPAPALLRESVYGLTEFHRSQIREARLVANPGCFPTAALLALLPLIKRDLIEPSSIIIDSKSGTTGARRAAAVEQLFAEVNENFRAYKVGNHRHTPEMEQEISAALGRDVAIMFVPHLLPVTRGILSSIFMRPRAGTTEADVAAAFEASFAKSRFVRILKPGELPEIKNVRATNFCEMSYTLDRRTDTLLVITAIDNLGKGAAGQAIQNMNLMLGFDEAAGLLNVAPVP, from the coding sequence ATGGCGTCGCATGACAAGATCAGAGTGGCCGTAGTCGGGGCGTCCGGTTACTCGGGTATCGAAGCAGTCCGGATTCTCGCGGGCCATCCGTTTGTCGAAATCAGCGTGCTCAGCTCGCGCAACTACGCGGGCCGCGAAGTCGCTGACCTTTACCATCACATGGCGGGTATCGACCTGCCGCCTTTCGAGGAGCTCCGCCCCGACCTGCTGCGCGGCCGCTGCGACGTTGTCCTGTCGTGCCTGCCGGAGAAGACTGCGACCGCGATGCTCGCCGAGCTCGTGCTCGAGGGCGTCAAGGTCATCGACTTCTCCGCGGATTTTCGCCTCAACGATCCAGCGCAGTACCGTGCGACATATGGCGTCGACCATCCGGCGCCCGCTCTGCTGCGAGAGTCGGTTTACGGTCTCACTGAATTTCATCGCAGCCAGATTCGCGAGGCGCGCCTGGTCGCAAATCCCGGATGCTTTCCGACCGCGGCGCTGCTGGCGCTGCTGCCCCTGATCAAGCGCGATCTGATTGAACCATCATCGATCATTATCGATTCGAAATCCGGCACCACTGGCGCGCGTCGCGCGGCTGCCGTCGAACAGCTTTTCGCCGAGGTCAACGAGAACTTTCGCGCCTACAAGGTGGGCAACCATCGGCATACGCCCGAGATGGAACAGGAGATCAGCGCGGCGCTCGGACGCGATGTCGCGATCATGTTTGTGCCGCATCTGTTGCCGGTGACGCGCGGAATCTTGTCGTCGATCTTCATGCGCCCGCGCGCCGGCACGACTGAGGCTGATGTCGCCGCTGCGTTCGAAGCGAGTTTCGCGAAATCGCGTTTCGTGCGGATCCTGAAGCCCGGCGAATTGCCCGAGATCAAAAACGTGCGTGCGACGAATTTCTGCGAGATGTCCTACACACTCGATCGCAGAACAGACACGCTCCTCGTGATCACGGCGATCGACAATCTCGGCAAGGGTGCAGCCGGTCAGGCGATTCAGAACATGAACCTGATGCTCGGCTTCGACGAAGCCGCCGGCCTGCTCAACGTCGCCCCGGTGCCGTAG
- a CDS encoding CoA ester lyase, whose product MYVLDKGQRFVIPRTEMTYPGHSMKLHQNAADAQKSPVDHVMADFEDACPYEFKGEKSRKIMVEAMNTLDFGKKVVTIRPNNIHSKFFKGDMEAIMLGAPNRFHGIMLPKTRGPEEIREVSKLLDDLEKRGGWTYRVQIESLIETPHAVVKAYDIATASDRMCGLVFGIADYAANLGIREIVDNQNQNFHYSKQAVVVAAKAAGLHAVDNVFLRLWRKEDSPERVADLQKQLRDKNTGSANLGMDGTWVIHPQQAEIANSCYSPTQEQIDEARRVVKLYHEKGGGSMADPKSGEMIDEATIKIALMDLAKGAQGGVVSDAELREWSAKSRDITGYDILELMRRVA is encoded by the coding sequence ATGTACGTTCTCGACAAAGGACAGCGCTTCGTAATTCCGCGCACCGAGATGACCTATCCAGGTCACAGCATGAAATTGCATCAGAATGCGGCCGACGCGCAGAAATCGCCGGTCGATCACGTGATGGCGGATTTCGAAGACGCCTGCCCCTACGAGTTCAAGGGCGAGAAGAGCCGCAAGATTATGGTCGAGGCGATGAACACGCTCGACTTCGGCAAGAAGGTCGTGACCATTCGCCCCAACAACATCCACTCGAAGTTTTTCAAAGGCGACATGGAAGCGATCATGCTCGGCGCGCCGAACCGCTTCCACGGTATCATGCTGCCCAAGACGCGCGGTCCCGAGGAGATTCGCGAAGTCTCGAAGCTGCTCGACGATCTCGAAAAGCGCGGCGGATGGACCTACCGCGTGCAGATCGAGTCGCTGATCGAGACGCCGCACGCGGTGGTGAAGGCGTATGACATCGCGACCGCCTCGGATCGCATGTGCGGGCTCGTGTTTGGAATCGCCGACTATGCCGCCAACCTCGGTATCCGCGAGATCGTCGATAATCAGAACCAGAATTTTCACTACTCGAAGCAGGCAGTCGTCGTTGCCGCGAAAGCCGCGGGACTGCATGCGGTTGACAATGTGTTTCTGCGCCTGTGGCGCAAGGAAGATTCGCCCGAGCGCGTCGCCGATCTGCAGAAGCAGCTGCGCGACAAGAACACCGGCTCTGCGAATCTCGGCATGGACGGCACCTGGGTGATTCATCCGCAGCAGGCCGAGATCGCGAATAGCTGTTACTCGCCGACGCAGGAACAGATCGACGAAGCGCGCCGCGTCGTGAAGCTCTACCACGAGAAGGGGGGCGGCTCGATGGCCGATCCCAAGTCCGGCGAGATGATCGACGAAGCGACGATCAAGATCGCGCTGATGGACCTCGCCAAGGGCGCACAGGGCGGAGTCGTGAGCGATGCCGAGCTCCGCGAATGGTCAGCCAAGAGCCGCGACATTACAGGCTACGACATCCTCGAGCTGATGCGCCGAGTCGCGTAA
- a CDS encoding pentapeptide repeat-containing protein, with amino-acid sequence MSEARNFSQELMIGAKFTGCGLAQAEFDDVNLSQSRFKGVNMQEASFTDINFKGSKLRNVSLADVSIEDANITGLTIFGWNIADLIRDARERNASI; translated from the coding sequence ATGAGTGAAGCCAGAAATTTCAGTCAGGAACTGATGATCGGCGCCAAGTTCACGGGATGCGGCCTCGCACAGGCTGAGTTCGATGACGTCAATCTGTCGCAGTCGCGGTTCAAGGGCGTGAACATGCAGGAAGCGTCGTTCACCGACATCAACTTCAAAGGCTCGAAGCTTCGCAACGTCAGCTTAGCCGACGTCAGCATCGAAGACGCCAACATTACCGGCCTCACGATCTTCGGCTGGAACATCGCCGACCTGATAAGAGATGCGCGCGAGCGGAATGCCTCGATCTAA
- the rplM gene encoding 50S ribosomal protein L13, producing the protein MTEQTRSASRESALRDRKWVVIDATEKSLGRVASRAASILRGKHRPDYTPHEDTGDFVVVINAAQVKLTGAKTIDKVYHRHTTFPGGIRSTTAGKLLESKPERLIENAVRGMLPKNRLGRALFTKLKIYRGAEHPHAAQKPEQATV; encoded by the coding sequence CTGACTGAACAGACCAGGAGCGCATCGCGCGAGAGCGCGCTCCGCGACCGCAAATGGGTCGTGATCGACGCGACGGAAAAGTCGCTTGGCCGCGTGGCGTCGCGCGCCGCAAGTATCCTGCGTGGTAAGCATCGTCCGGACTACACACCGCACGAGGACACCGGCGACTTTGTCGTCGTGATCAATGCGGCCCAGGTCAAGCTCACTGGCGCCAAGACTATCGACAAAGTTTATCATCGCCACACCACGTTCCCGGGCGGTATCCGCTCGACGACCGCGGGCAAGCTGCTCGAATCGAAGCCGGAGCGCCTCATCGAGAACGCGGTGCGCGGGATGCTGCCGAAGAATCGGCTCGGCCGCGCGCTCTTCACCAAGCTCAAGATTTATCGCGGCGCGGAGCATCCTCACGCGGCGCAAAAGCCTGAGCAGGCAACAGTCTGA
- a CDS encoding efflux RND transporter permease subunit has translation MWIVRLALRRPLSVAVMALLMLVLGVLSFSLMNVDIFPSIDLPVVLVVWNYPGLSAFDVERRMVFISERAYSTTVNGIEHIESESINGLGILKVYFQPGSDIGAAIAQINAVSETILSNLPRGIQPPQIISYNAANVPVAQLNVYSTTLTTNRLFDYGLNFIRIQLFTIPGFSSPAPLGGVSREVMVNLHPTALYANGLSAYDIGNALANTNVVIPSGTAKMGNYEYDVDINMSVPKVKDFNALPIKVQNGVPVFLGDVAPVTDSHPPQTNVVRVDGNQATYLMVIKHADASTIKVVDAVRNKIPEIRATAPKGLNVSLSFDQSKFVRAALWEVVQEAVTAALLVAIMVLVFLGSPRSMIIVITSIPLSILTAIVALKLTGQTINTMTLGGIALAVGMLVDDATVEIENIHRNQAMHKPLLVAILDGASQIATPTFVGTLSICIVFFPVVLLTGVARFLFTPLALAVVFAMLTSYLLSRTLVPTMARYLLPENHEEHAGSGRWGRFAHTFDNGFNRVRDGYRNWLAAFIARRTLSLLCVALLILVSITLAFVVGQDFFPRVDAGMMRLHVRAPTGTRIEHSELIVDDIDRAIRKVIPPGELESISDNIGLPISYDLAFYQTDSIGPMDADILIQLKPKHEPTAMYEDRIRHALAQQFPNVTTYFQAADIVSQVLNFGLPAAIDAQINGNDLNKDYKLAAQLARQMKVIPGVSDLRIQEPLDYPAYKVEVDRSKALEMGITQQQVASSLLASLSGAALLQPNFWLDPISGVNYQVVAQAPQHLIDSIGALSNIPLSTPQIDGTPSQAQLLGNIAAIHRDIDPAMIAHYTVQRVIDVDCAVTGRDLGSVTKDVQREIARLGKLPPGTHVVIRGQSQAMNDSFRTLGEGIVLAVVLVYLLMVANFQSWLEPFIIMMAVPGALAGVLWMLAVTGTTINVESLMGSIMAVGVGVANGNLLITFANELREEGYNPVAAAIEAGRIRFRPIIMTAMAMILGMLPMALSLGEGSEQNAPLGRAVIGGLIAATAMTLFVVPAVYSIFSRSLMGKHERDAEIEAIGLPGA, from the coding sequence ATGTGGATAGTCCGATTAGCGCTGCGCCGGCCACTGTCGGTGGCTGTCATGGCGCTCCTGATGCTCGTCCTCGGGGTGTTGTCGTTCTCTCTGATGAACGTTGACATCTTCCCGTCGATCGACCTGCCGGTAGTGCTCGTGGTTTGGAACTATCCCGGCTTGTCGGCCTTCGACGTCGAGCGCCGGATGGTGTTCATCAGCGAGCGCGCATATTCGACGACCGTCAACGGCATCGAGCATATCGAGTCTGAATCGATCAACGGGCTCGGAATCTTAAAGGTTTACTTTCAGCCTGGATCGGATATCGGCGCCGCGATCGCGCAGATCAACGCGGTCTCCGAAACGATCCTGAGTAACCTGCCGCGCGGTATTCAGCCGCCGCAGATCATCTCGTATAACGCCGCCAACGTTCCCGTCGCGCAGCTCAACGTTTACAGCACGACGCTCACGACCAACCGGCTGTTCGACTACGGCCTCAACTTCATTCGTATCCAGCTCTTTACGATTCCGGGATTCTCGTCGCCCGCGCCGCTCGGTGGCGTGAGCCGGGAGGTGATGGTCAATCTCCATCCGACGGCGCTCTACGCCAACGGTCTGTCCGCTTACGATATCGGCAACGCTCTTGCCAACACCAACGTAGTCATCCCGTCAGGCACCGCCAAGATGGGCAACTACGAGTACGACGTTGACATCAACATGAGCGTGCCCAAGGTCAAGGACTTCAACGCACTGCCCATCAAGGTCCAAAACGGCGTGCCGGTTTTCCTTGGCGACGTCGCGCCGGTGACGGATTCGCATCCGCCGCAGACCAACGTGGTGCGCGTCGACGGCAACCAGGCCACCTACCTGATGGTGATCAAGCACGCCGATGCGTCGACGATCAAAGTCGTCGATGCGGTGCGCAACAAGATCCCGGAGATCAGGGCGACGGCGCCCAAGGGGCTCAACGTCTCGCTCTCGTTCGATCAGTCGAAGTTCGTGCGCGCCGCGCTCTGGGAGGTCGTGCAGGAGGCGGTCACCGCCGCGCTTCTGGTTGCGATCATGGTGCTGGTCTTCCTCGGCTCGCCGCGCAGCATGATCATTGTCATCACCTCGATTCCGCTGTCGATTCTGACTGCGATAGTCGCGCTCAAGCTGACCGGGCAGACGATCAACACGATGACGCTCGGCGGAATCGCGCTCGCGGTCGGAATGTTGGTCGACGATGCCACCGTCGAAATCGAGAATATCCATCGCAACCAGGCGATGCATAAGCCGCTGCTGGTCGCGATCCTCGACGGCGCGAGCCAGATCGCGACGCCGACCTTCGTCGGCACGCTCTCGATCTGTATCGTGTTCTTCCCGGTCGTGTTGCTGACCGGAGTTGCGCGCTTTCTGTTCACTCCGCTCGCGCTCGCAGTCGTGTTCGCGATGCTCACGTCGTACCTGCTTTCGCGGACGCTGGTTCCGACGATGGCGCGGTATTTATTGCCGGAGAATCACGAGGAACACGCCGGTAGCGGCCGATGGGGCCGCTTTGCGCACACGTTCGACAATGGCTTCAACCGCGTCCGCGACGGCTATCGCAATTGGCTCGCCGCCTTCATCGCGCGCCGCACTCTCTCGCTCTTATGCGTGGCACTGCTGATCCTGGTCTCGATCACGCTTGCGTTCGTAGTTGGGCAGGATTTTTTCCCGCGGGTTGACGCCGGCATGATGCGGCTCCATGTGCGGGCGCCGACCGGCACGCGTATCGAGCACAGCGAGCTCATAGTCGATGACATCGATCGCGCGATTCGCAAGGTTATTCCCCCCGGCGAGCTCGAGAGCATCAGCGACAATATCGGCTTGCCCATCTCATACGACCTGGCGTTTTATCAGACCGACAGTATCGGCCCGATGGATGCCGACATCCTGATTCAGCTCAAACCCAAGCACGAGCCGACCGCCATGTACGAGGATCGCATCCGGCACGCGCTCGCCCAGCAATTTCCCAACGTGACCACCTATTTCCAGGCCGCCGATATCGTCAGCCAGGTGCTGAACTTCGGCTTGCCCGCCGCCATCGACGCGCAGATCAACGGCAACGATCTCAACAAGGATTACAAACTTGCGGCTCAGCTGGCGCGCCAGATGAAGGTGATTCCCGGCGTCAGCGACCTGCGCATCCAGGAGCCGCTCGATTATCCCGCGTACAAGGTCGAGGTCGATCGTTCGAAGGCGCTCGAGATGGGAATTACGCAGCAGCAGGTCGCGTCGAGTCTGCTCGCTTCTCTCTCCGGCGCGGCGCTGCTCCAGCCGAACTTCTGGCTCGATCCGATAAGCGGCGTTAACTACCAGGTCGTCGCGCAGGCACCGCAGCATCTTATTGATTCGATCGGCGCGCTCTCGAACATTCCGCTCAGCACTCCGCAAATCGACGGCACGCCGAGTCAGGCGCAGTTGCTCGGCAATATCGCGGCGATTCACCGCGATATCGACCCCGCGATGATCGCGCACTACACCGTGCAGCGCGTGATCGACGTCGATTGCGCCGTAACCGGTCGCGACCTCGGCAGCGTGACCAAGGACGTTCAGCGCGAGATCGCAAGGTTGGGGAAATTGCCGCCCGGCACGCACGTTGTAATTCGTGGCCAGAGTCAGGCGATGAATGATTCGTTCCGCACCCTCGGCGAGGGAATCGTCTTGGCCGTTGTACTCGTCTATCTGTTGATGGTCGCGAATTTTCAGTCGTGGCTCGAGCCGTTCATCATCATGATGGCAGTGCCGGGCGCGCTCGCGGGCGTTCTGTGGATGCTCGCGGTTACCGGCACAACGATCAACGTCGAGTCGCTGATGGGCTCGATCATGGCGGTCGGCGTCGGCGTCGCAAATGGCAACCTGCTGATCACGTTCGCCAATGAACTGCGCGAAGAGGGCTATAACCCGGTTGCGGCGGCGATCGAAGCAGGGCGCATTCGCTTCCGCCCGATCATCATGACCGCGATGGCGATGATCCTCGGCATGTTGCCGATGGCGTTGTCGCTCGGCGAGGGCAGCGAGCAAAACGCACCGCTCGGCCGCGCCGTTATCGGCGGCCTTATCGCGGCGACTGCGATGACGCTGTTCGTGGTGCCGGCAGTCTACTCAATCTTCAGCCGCAGCCTGATGGGCAAGCACGAGCGCGACGCCGAGATCGAGGCGATCGGGCTGCCGGGCGCATAG
- a CDS encoding MaoC family dehydratase: protein MSITSDGSYFEDFTVGDTLIHQRGRTITEADNHNFTSLVMNTAELHYNQDLIDKNPGAYVGGKLLVYGGVVLAFTVGLASEDTSENALGEVEMDNGRHTNPVFHGDTIYAQSTVLEKRDAERPDAGIVKFKLVGKKPDGTVVVEIERTVLIKKKSHYANPGV from the coding sequence ATGAGTATCACCAGCGACGGCAGCTACTTCGAAGACTTCACCGTGGGCGACACGTTGATTCATCAGCGCGGCCGCACCATCACCGAGGCCGATAATCACAACTTCACCTCGCTCGTGATGAACACGGCGGAGCTGCACTACAACCAGGATTTGATCGACAAGAATCCCGGCGCATACGTCGGCGGCAAGCTGTTGGTGTACGGCGGCGTCGTGCTCGCCTTCACGGTTGGGCTCGCGTCGGAAGACACGAGCGAAAACGCGCTCGGCGAGGTCGAGATGGACAACGGGCGGCATACGAATCCCGTTTTCCACGGCGATACGATCTATGCCCAATCGACGGTGCTCGAAAAACGCGACGCCGAGCGTCCCGACGCGGGAATCGTGAAGTTCAAGCTGGTCGGCAAGAAGCCCGACGGCACCGTGGTCGTCGAAATCGAGCGCACCGTGCTGATCAAAAAGAAATCGCATTACGCCAACCCGGGAGTGTGA
- a CDS encoding adenylate/guanylate cyclase domain-containing protein, with the protein MAGKTTRRVTAVRVRGHKRTIALGLLVVVLVFVAHGRFPRAFEFLELKAFDVRMYSGKIAPPSGEVAIAAIDDKSIAELGQWIWPRSVMGQLISALNDYKALIVASDVLFSERDENDITRSAIADHLKADGLKLDAIKAAVGTSGDEALAASIKAQGNTILSYYFENIYSENGAAADQTHVKGSLEQIRMPGPLFYNIVNEQPHALTPFSAREYLPPIPQLNEAAKSIAFVNVDHDLDGAIRSEYTAIKFGGLYCAPLFLAVAKAAAGDAPLQLNVGEFGVEKVRIADVEIPVDLAGHMLLKFRGPRGTFPYYSISDIIHHKIAPELLANKIVIIGLTATGLGDRGVTPVDDEMPRVEIHATAIDDVLKGDFIFEPHEPTIEYAGAAILGMAIAIAAGTVSAVASLIAAVLLGIGYFAFAQHRLNATGEVIGVVFPLATLTLTYLALVSYRYVTEGREKAYLRHAFEHYLHPDIIASLVEQPGGLKLGGERKILTILFADIVNYTGLSEKTDPAALVALLNDYMTKMTDRILESGGVVDKIRGDGIMAFWGAPIAVPNHAGAAIDSALAMLTELNALRKNDPRFKDIDIGIGIATGEAIVGNFGGANRFDYSVIGDTVNLASRLEGLTRHFKVHLLVSKLTLTDSRGGYVARELGLVKVKGKEQAVPVVEVAGHEGDGVEPGFYNRFASVINLIHDGAATKARDELFALHNERPNDEVVRLYLEKLGADAETAPSEMVFEFDTK; encoded by the coding sequence ATGGCGGGAAAAACGACCAGGCGTGTGACTGCGGTTCGTGTTCGCGGGCATAAGCGCACGATCGCGCTTGGCCTGCTCGTGGTCGTGCTCGTCTTCGTTGCGCACGGACGCTTTCCGCGTGCCTTCGAGTTCCTCGAGCTGAAGGCCTTCGACGTCCGGATGTACTCCGGCAAGATCGCGCCGCCGAGCGGCGAAGTCGCGATTGCGGCCATCGACGACAAATCGATCGCCGAATTAGGCCAATGGATCTGGCCGCGCAGCGTCATGGGCCAGCTCATCAGCGCGCTTAACGACTACAAAGCGCTGATCGTCGCCTCGGACGTGCTCTTCTCCGAGCGCGACGAAAACGACATCACACGGTCCGCTATCGCCGATCATCTCAAGGCCGACGGACTCAAGCTCGACGCAATCAAGGCTGCCGTCGGGACGAGCGGCGACGAAGCTCTTGCCGCTTCGATCAAAGCGCAGGGCAATACGATTCTGAGCTACTACTTCGAAAACATTTATTCCGAGAACGGCGCCGCCGCCGACCAGACACACGTCAAAGGTTCACTCGAACAAATTCGCATGCCGGGTCCGCTCTTTTACAATATTGTCAACGAGCAACCGCACGCGCTGACTCCATTCTCGGCGCGCGAGTATCTGCCGCCGATTCCGCAGCTCAACGAGGCGGCAAAATCGATCGCGTTCGTAAATGTCGATCACGATCTCGACGGCGCGATCCGCTCCGAGTACACGGCGATCAAATTCGGCGGACTTTATTGCGCGCCGCTTTTTCTTGCGGTTGCCAAAGCCGCCGCCGGCGATGCGCCGCTGCAACTTAACGTTGGCGAGTTCGGCGTTGAGAAAGTTCGTATCGCGGACGTCGAGATTCCAGTCGATCTGGCCGGGCACATGCTGCTCAAGTTCCGCGGTCCGCGCGGCACGTTCCCCTACTATTCGATCTCCGACATCATCCACCACAAGATTGCGCCCGAGCTGCTCGCGAACAAGATCGTGATCATCGGCCTGACCGCGACTGGCCTCGGCGATCGCGGCGTAACCCCGGTCGACGACGAGATGCCTCGCGTCGAGATTCACGCAACCGCGATCGACGACGTGCTGAAGGGCGATTTCATCTTCGAGCCGCACGAGCCGACGATCGAATATGCTGGCGCTGCGATCCTCGGGATGGCGATCGCGATCGCCGCCGGAACCGTTTCAGCCGTCGCGTCATTGATCGCCGCGGTGCTGCTCGGTATTGGCTACTTCGCCTTCGCCCAGCATCGATTGAATGCGACCGGCGAAGTGATCGGCGTCGTGTTTCCGCTCGCGACTCTCACGCTGACGTATCTGGCGCTCGTCAGTTATCGCTACGTGACAGAGGGTCGCGAGAAAGCTTATTTGCGACACGCGTTCGAACATTACCTGCATCCCGATATCATCGCGTCTCTCGTCGAGCAGCCCGGCGGTCTCAAGCTCGGTGGCGAGCGAAAAATTCTCACGATTCTTTTCGCCGATATCGTCAACTACACCGGCCTTTCCGAGAAAACCGATCCGGCCGCGCTGGTCGCGCTGCTCAACGATTACATGACGAAGATGACCGATCGCATTCTGGAGAGCGGCGGCGTCGTCGACAAAATTCGTGGCGACGGCATCATGGCCTTCTGGGGCGCGCCGATCGCGGTGCCGAATCACGCCGGCGCGGCGATCGATTCGGCGCTCGCGATGCTCACCGAGCTCAACGCGCTCAGAAAAAACGATCCGCGCTTCAAGGACATCGACATCGGGATCGGGATCGCGACCGGCGAAGCGATCGTCGGCAACTTCGGCGGCGCAAATCGTTTCGATTATTCGGTGATCGGCGACACGGTGAATCTCGCTTCGCGCCTCGAAGGTCTGACGCGGCATTTCAAAGTGCATCTGCTGGTAAGCAAGCTGACGCTCACCGATTCGCGCGGTGGTTATGTTGCGCGCGAGCTCGGTCTGGTCAAGGTCAAGGGCAAGGAGCAGGCGGTTCCCGTCGTCGAAGTCGCGGGCCACGAGGGCGACGGCGTCGAGCCCGGCTTCTACAATCGGTTCGCATCTGTGATCAATCTGATCCATGACGGCGCCGCGACGAAGGCGCGCGACGAACTCTTCGCATTGCACAATGAACGACCCAACGACGAAGTCGTGCGGCTGTACCTTGAGAAGCTGGGCGCCGATGCGGAAACTGCGCCGAGCGAGATGGTGTTCGAGTTCGATACGAAGTGA
- the wrbA gene encoding NAD(P)H:quinone oxidoreductase: MSAKILIVFYSMYGHIHRMAEAVAEGAREVAGAEVTLAQVAELVPDAVLERSGAKKARAAFAHIAVATVEDLEHADAIIVGTPTRFGNMCAQMRNYFDQTGGLWAQGKLVGKVGSVFTSTGTQHGGQETTIVSVHATMLHHGMIIVGVPYTARGLSNMSEITGGSPYGASTLAASDGSRQPSANELEIARFQGRHVADVARRLKAA, from the coding sequence ATGAGCGCGAAAATTCTGATCGTCTTCTACAGCATGTATGGACATATTCATCGCATGGCTGAGGCTGTCGCCGAGGGGGCGCGCGAGGTTGCTGGCGCGGAGGTCACGCTGGCGCAGGTTGCTGAATTGGTGCCTGATGCAGTCCTCGAAAGATCAGGCGCGAAGAAGGCACGCGCGGCTTTTGCGCATATTGCAGTCGCGACGGTCGAGGACCTCGAGCACGCCGATGCGATTATCGTCGGCACGCCGACGCGCTTCGGCAATATGTGCGCGCAGATGCGCAACTACTTCGATCAAACCGGCGGCTTGTGGGCGCAGGGCAAGCTGGTCGGCAAGGTCGGCAGTGTATTCACCAGTACCGGGACGCAGCACGGCGGGCAGGAGACGACGATCGTGAGCGTGCATGCGACGATGCTCCATCACGGGATGATCATCGTCGGCGTTCCCTACACGGCGCGAGGCTTGAGCAACATGAGTGAGATCACCGGCGGAAGCCCATACGGTGCGTCGACGCTGGCCGCATCGGACGGCAGCCGACAGCCCAGCGCGAATGAGCTGGAGATCGCGCGCTTCCAAGGCCGCCATGTCGCGGATGTCGCGCGCCGCCTCAAGGCTGCATGA
- the rpsI gene encoding 30S ribosomal protein S9, with protein MPEKKNIIWATGRRKTAVARVRLLPGSGTIVINERTLNDYFPRDTSRMRILEPFEVTETTGQYDVFASVEGGGTAAQADAVRLGISRALVDATEDALRPPLRKNGMLTRDPREVERKKYGHHKARKRPQYSKR; from the coding sequence ATGCCAGAAAAAAAGAACATCATCTGGGCCACTGGCCGCCGCAAGACTGCGGTAGCGCGAGTCCGCCTGCTGCCCGGCTCGGGCACGATCGTTATCAACGAGCGCACGCTCAACGACTACTTTCCGCGCGACACCTCGCGTATGCGAATTCTGGAGCCTTTCGAGGTCACGGAAACGACGGGCCAGTATGACGTCTTCGCGAGCGTCGAGGGCGGCGGCACCGCGGCACAGGCCGACGCGGTGCGTCTTGGCATCTCACGTGCTCTGGTCGATGCGACCGAAGACGCGTTGCGCCCGCCCCTGCGCAAAAACGGGATGCTGACGCGCGACCCGCGCGAGGTCGAGCGCAAAAAATACGGCCATCACAAAGCCCGCAAGCGGCCGCAATACTCCAAGCGCTAA